Proteins co-encoded in one Ruegeria sp. YS9 genomic window:
- a CDS encoding ABC transporter permease, whose amino-acid sequence MTNRPDNRYVDDAPFDPQASIQQLERADLDAPNWVLVWRKFKTHKLGLISGIFLLFCYLMLPFAGFVAPYGPNDRNGEHLYAPPQSVNWFHEGEFIGPHVYPIVAEADLETFQWKFVPDTEDPRPIRFFCEGSEYKLAGFIPSDTHLFCPPEGTTLFLWGSDRLGRDIFSRILYGAQLSLTVGLIGISVSFFLGILFGSMAGYFGGRIDWTINRVIEILRSLPELPLWLALSAAVPSNWSPVAVFFIISIILGILDWPGLARSVRAKFLSLREEEYVRAAEMMGASSGRVIRKHLLPNFMSHLIASATLSIPAMILGETALSFLGLGLRAPAVSWGVMLNDAQNLASIEIYPWTAIPMLPIIVVVLAFNFLGDGLRDSLDPYQQ is encoded by the coding sequence ATGACTAACCGTCCTGACAACCGCTACGTCGATGATGCGCCGTTTGATCCGCAGGCCTCGATTCAGCAACTGGAACGCGCCGATCTGGATGCCCCCAACTGGGTTCTGGTCTGGCGCAAGTTCAAAACCCACAAGCTGGGCCTGATCTCGGGTATCTTCCTGCTGTTTTGTTATCTTATGCTGCCCTTTGCGGGGTTTGTTGCGCCTTACGGGCCAAATGACCGAAACGGAGAGCACCTGTACGCGCCGCCACAATCGGTAAACTGGTTTCACGAGGGTGAGTTCATCGGCCCCCACGTTTACCCGATCGTCGCCGAAGCGGACCTTGAAACCTTCCAATGGAAGTTCGTCCCCGACACGGAAGACCCGCGCCCGATCCGGTTCTTCTGCGAAGGCTCTGAATACAAGCTGGCCGGTTTCATACCGTCCGACACACACCTGTTCTGCCCGCCGGAAGGAACCACGCTGTTCCTGTGGGGATCCGACCGGCTGGGCCGAGACATCTTCAGCCGTATTCTCTATGGCGCGCAGTTGTCTCTGACGGTGGGTCTGATCGGTATCTCGGTGTCCTTCTTTCTTGGCATCCTGTTCGGTTCGATGGCCGGCTATTTCGGCGGGCGTATCGACTGGACCATCAACCGTGTCATCGAAATCCTGCGTTCGTTGCCGGAACTGCCGCTGTGGCTGGCCCTTTCTGCCGCCGTGCCTTCGAACTGGAGCCCGGTCGCGGTGTTCTTCATCATTTCGATCATTCTGGGCATCCTTGACTGGCCGGGCCTGGCGCGCTCGGTTCGCGCGAAATTCCTGTCTTTGCGGGAAGAGGAATACGTCAGAGCCGCCGAGATGATGGGCGCAAGTTCGGGCCGTGTGATCCGCAAGCACCTGCTGCCCAACTTCATGTCGCACCTGATTGCATCGGCCACATTGTCGATCCCGGCCATGATTCTGGGGGAAACGGCGCTCAGCTTTCTTGGCCTCGGCCTGCGCGCACCTGCGGTCAGTTGGGGCGTGATGCTGAATGACGCGCAGAACCTCGCTTCGATCGAGATCTATCCCTGGACGGCAATCCCGATGCTGCCGATCATTGTCGTGGTGTTGGCGTTCAACTTCCTTGGTGACGGGCTGCGCGACAGTCTCGACCCCTATCAGCAATGA